From the genome of Salvelinus namaycush isolate Seneca chromosome 10, SaNama_1.0, whole genome shotgun sequence, one region includes:
- the LOC120054498 gene encoding lysosome-associated membrane glycoprotein 3-like, producing the protein MTDKLRNNMHRETILFLLVAIIMGNSLMTAALDQTIITTDESGLNNPEPTEQSSLPEKPVLQPKETVPVTGNYVLNDTAGKPCIKVSMGGVYIVIVKTKAFYFNLDPSTTLATGRCGQKEAVLLLAIVGEGGYLELTFEKEGNISYVSKVKANLAPSKGNKNYPGVIEHEKLFPTAADHSLKCNSQTEFHLAENLRVKLGPLQFQAFKLTNGKFGEEVECWADFNKRIFPIIIGATVVGLLLIAVLTFLIIWNSRRQAGYDRI; encoded by the exons ATGACAGACAAACTCAGAAACAACATGCATCGTGAAACAATACTTTTTCTACTGGTTGCGATCATAATGG GAAACAGCCTTATGACTGCTGCATTGGACCAGACGATCATCACCACAGATGAGTCTGGTCTAAACAACCCTGAGCCCACCGAGCAATCAAGCCTACCAGAGAAGCCTGTTCTTCAGCCCAAAGAGACCGTTCCTGTCACCGGAAACTATGTGCTGAATGACACCGCAGGCAAGCCATGCATCAAGGTCTCCATGGGAGGGGTGTACATAGTTATTGTGAAGACG AAAGCTTTCTATTTCAACTTAGACCCTTCCACCACCCTCGCTACGGGTAGATGTGGTCAAAAAGAGGCAGTTCTTTTACTGGCTATTGTAGGAGAGGGAGGCTATCTGGAGCTCACCTTTGAAAAG GAAGGGAACATATCCTATGTGTCAAAGGTCAAAGCTAATTTGGCACCAAGCAAAG GAAATAAAAACTATCCTGGGGTGATAGAACATGAAAAGCTGTTCCCAACTGCCGCTGACCACAGCCTCAAGTGTAATTCTCAGACCGAGTTTCATCTGGCTGAAAACCTTCGAGTGAAGCTTGGGCCTCTTCAGTTCCAAGCCTTCAAACTCACCAATGGGAAGTTTGGAGAGG AGGTTGAGTGCTGGGCTGACTTCAACAAGAGGATCTTCCCCATCATTATTGGTGCCACGGTTGTGGGACTCCTCCTGATTGCTGTCCTGACCTTCCTGATCATCTGGAACAGCCGTAGACAAGCTGGCTATGACAGGATCTGA
- the LOC120054877 gene encoding kininogen-1-like, which produces MKLGVRLCVLVISLQLLALGQGQELEPEQVLVFCDDKDVEAAVDLVLVKYNEKLPYGNQLALYQILEASTAQSDSGTQYFVEFNGRVTDCPAGGNKVWRDCDYLPTGNQVPSPCNATVHMSETDKEVLAVFCDPVVEAPVVAVRSTCLGCPREIDVDSEDLKAPVTYSITRFNADSDSSHHFVLNSVGFATRQVVAGFRYRLMFDMRKSNCSKADHKELNDECHPDAEDVELAHCNSTVDVAPWRHETAEANVECAPGPLQNFEVFRRRPPGWSPLRNFNNFAEATPASTASAKEESLEESQELSLTAVTTASRDPEPAMPPTTTAEIPFHCPSKPWKQFVPPTIPSPAQEKSTTPPPAVEGCFSDLDLLQKK; this is translated from the exons ATGAAGCTGGGAGTGAGGCTATGTGTGCTGGTGATCTCTCTCCAGCTTTTGGCTCTAGGACAGGGGCAGGAGCTTGAGCCAGAGCAGGTCCTTGTGTTCTGTGATGACAAAGATGTAGAGGCAGCTGTGGACTTGGTCCTTGTCAAGTATAATGAGAAGCTTCCTTATGGAAATCAACTAGCACTCTACCAGATTCTGGAGGCCTCAACG GCTCAGAGTGACTCAggcactcagtactttgttgaattcAATGGCAGGGTCACTGACTGTCCAGCAGGGGGAAACAAAGTCTGGAGAGACTGTGACTACCTCCCAACTGGGAACCAG GTGCCAAGCCCTTGTAATGCAACGGTCCACATGTCAGAGACAGATAAAGAGGTCCTGGCAGTTTTCTGTGACCCAGTTG TGGAGGCCCCTGTTGTTGCTGTACGCTCCACATGTCTGGGGTGTCCTAGGGAGATTGATGTGGACAGTGAGGACCTAAAGGCTCCTGTGACATACTCCATCACCAGGTTCAATGCAGATTCTGACTCCAGCCATCACTTCGTCCTGAACAGTGTTGGTTTTGCTACGAGACAG GTGGTTGCTGGATTCAGGTATAGACTGATGTTCGATATGAGGAAAAGCAATTGCTCCAAAGCGGACCACAAAGAGCTGAACGATGAATGTCATCCAGATGCTGAAGATGTG GAACTTGCTCACTGCAATTCTACAGTAGATGTGGCACCTTGGAGACATGAGACTGCAGAAGCAAATGTGGAATGTGCACCAGGTCCCCTTCAGAATTTT GAAGTCTTTAGAAGAAGGCCTCCTGGATGGTCTCCCTTGAGGAACTTCAACAATTTTGCTGAAGCAACTCCAGCCTCAACTGCTTCAGCCAAAGAGGAGTCTTTAGAGGAGTCTCAGGAGCTCAGCCTGACTGCTGTTACCACGGCTAGCAGAGACCCAGAGCCAGCCATGCCCCCCACCACTACTGCCGAGATCCCTTTCCACTGCCCCTCCAAGCCCTGGAAGCAGTTTGTCCCTCCAACAATCCCCAGCCCTGCACAGGAGAAAAGCACAACACCCCCGCCAGCGGTAGAGGGGTGCTTCAGTGATTTAGACTTGCTGCAGAAAAAATAA